A window of Synechococcus sp. UW179A contains these coding sequences:
- a CDS encoding response regulator transcription factor, with amino-acid sequence MTRSRSEASDLEKARRIRSLIHDQDLLICLYPHLFAVKQMLRLSGMQSKRIRRFYDSKAEAMIYLKNVKSPHWLLVSEQLSDGSGLDLLRESKRFPSSHRTLLLINRPGKSSLRIARGLNVDAVLNERSLEQRSGALINALTSMKQGKHFEDPSLLEGEIILGRERTKVLSERQLEILALVAEGLSNRQIADQLNISVNTARDHLSEILTRLDVSNRASAVSAALRLGLIP; translated from the coding sequence ATGACCAGAAGCCGAAGTGAAGCGAGCGATCTTGAAAAAGCACGCAGGATTCGTTCACTGATCCACGATCAAGATTTACTCATCTGCCTCTACCCACATCTGTTTGCAGTGAAGCAAATGCTGCGACTTTCAGGGATGCAAAGCAAAAGAATCAGACGCTTTTATGACTCCAAAGCTGAAGCGATGATTTATCTGAAGAACGTCAAGTCCCCTCACTGGCTCCTCGTGTCCGAGCAACTCAGTGACGGAAGCGGACTGGACTTGCTGCGTGAAAGCAAACGCTTCCCTAGCAGCCATCGCACCCTGCTCCTGATCAACCGTCCAGGCAAAAGCAGCTTGCGCATTGCCCGCGGACTGAACGTGGATGCAGTCCTGAATGAACGGAGTTTGGAGCAACGCTCCGGAGCATTGATTAATGCCCTGACTTCCATGAAACAAGGCAAACACTTTGAGGATCCAAGTCTCCTTGAGGGGGAAATAATTCTTGGTCGGGAGAGGACCAAGGTGCTTTCAGAACGCCAACTTGAAATTCTCGCCTTGGTTGCCGAGGGGCTGAGCAATCGTCAAATCGCTGATCAGCTCAACATCTCCGTCAACACTGCTCGCGATCACCTTAGTGAGATCCTCACACGCCTAGACGTCAGCAACAGAGCTAGTGCGGTTTCCGCAGCATTAAGGCTCGGGCTGATTCCCTGA
- a CDS encoding ABC transporter ATP-binding protein codes for MTTAQGTVLELEQFRLRYPGSQAWTLDGLDLRLHPGERLALVGPSGCGKSTVARAALQLLPPGSSCEGELSLNGHDPRSLNLTDLRRLRGESVGLVFQDPMTRLNPLMTVGGHLIDTLRAHRPTMHETERLKRAKELLEQVGIGAARFRAYPHEFSGGMRQRLAIALAIALSPPLVIADEPTTSLDVAVAGQVMAALRALCKELGSALLLITHDLAMANRWCERMAVLDGGQVVEINRSDVVLTYPSSRVGQRLLAAARAREGGSTPEAPEAETVLAVQELRCWHNLGGPPWNPTWLKAVDGISFQLRAGETLGVVGGSGCGKSTLCRALMGLTPIRGGRVQLLGQDLLRLRGREARRARRTIQMVFQDPLACLNPAMPVLDAIVDPLRIHNLASPAAAREQGRQLLERVGLGPADRYQNRLPRQLSGGQQQRVAIARALALKPKVLICDESVSMLDAEIQAEVLSLLRQLQQELGLTMIFITHDLSVACGFCHRLIVLNKGHVVEEGPGDRLLNQPQAEITRTLVEACPRLPS; via the coding sequence ATGACAACCGCGCAAGGGACTGTGCTGGAGCTCGAACAATTCCGGCTCCGTTACCCGGGAAGCCAGGCCTGGACCCTCGATGGGCTTGACCTGCGCCTGCATCCCGGCGAACGCCTGGCCCTGGTGGGTCCCTCCGGCTGCGGCAAGAGCACGGTGGCCAGGGCAGCGCTGCAACTGCTGCCCCCAGGCAGCAGTTGCGAAGGAGAACTAAGCCTGAACGGTCACGATCCCCGCAGCCTCAACTTGACCGATCTGAGGAGATTGCGCGGCGAATCGGTGGGACTGGTATTTCAGGATCCGATGACACGCCTAAATCCACTGATGACGGTGGGCGGTCATCTGATCGATACCCTGCGTGCCCATAGGCCGACTATGCACGAGACAGAACGTCTTAAGCGGGCCAAGGAGCTGCTGGAGCAGGTGGGCATCGGCGCTGCTCGCTTCCGCGCCTACCCCCATGAGTTCAGCGGCGGCATGCGTCAGCGCCTTGCCATTGCACTGGCCATCGCCCTGAGTCCTCCCCTGGTGATCGCGGACGAACCCACCACCAGCCTCGATGTAGCGGTGGCTGGTCAGGTGATGGCTGCCCTGAGAGCGCTGTGCAAGGAACTGGGCAGTGCTCTGTTGCTGATCACCCACGATCTGGCCATGGCCAATCGCTGGTGCGAACGCATGGCTGTGCTGGACGGTGGACAGGTCGTGGAGATCAACCGCAGCGACGTGGTTCTGACCTATCCCAGCTCAAGGGTGGGACAACGGCTACTTGCCGCTGCCCGAGCACGAGAAGGGGGAAGCACCCCTGAAGCACCCGAGGCCGAAACGGTGCTGGCTGTGCAGGAACTGCGCTGCTGGCACAACCTGGGCGGTCCGCCCTGGAATCCAACCTGGCTGAAAGCGGTAGACGGCATCAGCTTCCAATTGCGAGCCGGCGAAACCCTTGGAGTGGTGGGAGGATCTGGCTGCGGCAAAAGCACCCTTTGCCGTGCCCTGATGGGACTAACGCCGATTCGTGGTGGCAGGGTGCAGTTACTCGGTCAGGATCTGCTCAGGCTGCGGGGACGTGAGGCGCGCCGGGCACGGCGAACCATTCAGATGGTGTTCCAGGACCCACTGGCCTGTCTGAATCCAGCCATGCCGGTGCTGGATGCCATCGTCGATCCACTGCGGATCCACAATCTGGCGTCACCAGCGGCAGCTCGAGAACAAGGCCGCCAGCTGCTTGAACGCGTGGGCCTTGGACCAGCCGATCGTTACCAGAATCGGCTTCCCCGCCAACTTTCCGGGGGCCAGCAGCAACGGGTGGCCATCGCCCGCGCTCTGGCGCTGAAACCGAAGGTGCTGATCTGTGATGAAAGCGTGAGCATGCTCGATGCCGAAATCCAGGCAGAAGTTCTGTCCCTGCTTCGGCAGCTGCAGCAGGAGCTTGGACTCACCATGATCTTCATCACCCATGACCTTTCAGTGGCCTGTGGCTTCTGCCATCGACTGATCGTGCTCAACAAAGGACATGTCGTGGAGGAGGGACCCGGTGACCGGTTGCTGAATCAACCGCAGGCTGAGATCACGCGAACACTGGTCGAAGCCTGTCCTCGCTTGCCAAGTTGA
- a CDS encoding DUF2062 domain-containing protein: MGRMLTKAHRRLQQSLQWIWQQEGTPGQRARGLAAGIFCGCFPIFGLQTLVGIALASVVRGNHLLAAAGTWISNPFTYLPLYWFNYRIGALLLGPGREWPGFDAVNPDGFSQLGWSVISRLLLGSSITGAVSAALGWWLSLNWLLQQQRKR, translated from the coding sequence ATGGGCCGGATGCTGACAAAGGCACATCGACGCCTGCAGCAAAGTCTGCAATGGATCTGGCAACAGGAAGGCACTCCGGGACAGCGGGCCCGTGGGCTTGCAGCCGGGATCTTCTGCGGCTGCTTTCCGATCTTCGGTTTGCAGACACTGGTGGGAATCGCACTGGCCAGTGTGGTGCGTGGAAACCATTTATTGGCGGCTGCAGGCACCTGGATCAGCAATCCCTTCACCTATCTGCCGCTCTACTGGTTCAACTACCGGATCGGGGCTCTGCTGCTCGGCCCCGGCCGCGAATGGCCTGGCTTCGATGCCGTGAACCCCGACGGCTTTAGTCAGTTGGGATGGAGCGTGATCAGCCGTTTGCTGCTGGGCTCCAGCATTACGGGAGCCGTCAGCGCGGCACTGGGTTGGTGGCTGAGCCTGAATTGGCTCCTACAACAACAACGCAAACGCTGA
- the mnmE gene encoding tRNA uridine-5-carboxymethylaminomethyl(34) synthesis GTPase MnmE has protein sequence MQEINLERQTIAAVATAVAPGQGGIAVIRLSGPDAQGAVGEITCFPGAQLWESHRVLYGHVLAADGVERLDEVLVLVMQAPRSFTAEDVVEIHCHGGVMAVQRVMARVLEQPGIRRALPGEFSQRAVLNGRLDLTRAEAIGDLVGARSQRAAQLAMAGVDGGIQRRIQMLRECLLDQLSELEARVDFEDDLPALDAQALLIALQSVRDQLLQLVADGERSVALRQGLRVALVGRPNVGKSSLLNRLSRRERAIVTDLPGTTRDLLESEIVLEGVPITLLDTAGIRSTSDAVEQLGIARSHDALASADLVVLLFDLADGWTAEDQDLREQIPADVPYLLVGNKADLSDAASPADVHLSAVTGVGEAQLVQALLERCGALSDGSLLLALNRRQVDLARVAAAALDRSEQVAADGLPWDFWTIDLREAIRSLGEITGEELTESVLDRIFSRFCIGK, from the coding sequence ATGCAGGAGATCAACCTGGAGAGGCAAACGATTGCTGCAGTGGCCACGGCAGTGGCTCCCGGCCAGGGCGGCATCGCCGTGATTCGACTGTCGGGCCCTGATGCACAAGGGGCCGTGGGCGAGATCACTTGCTTCCCAGGTGCGCAGCTGTGGGAGAGCCATCGGGTGCTTTACGGCCATGTGCTGGCAGCCGACGGAGTGGAGCGACTCGATGAGGTGTTGGTGCTGGTGATGCAGGCGCCACGGAGTTTTACCGCTGAAGACGTGGTGGAAATCCATTGCCATGGCGGTGTGATGGCTGTGCAGCGGGTCATGGCCCGTGTGCTGGAACAGCCAGGGATTCGCCGAGCATTGCCCGGTGAATTCAGTCAGAGAGCCGTCCTGAACGGGCGCCTCGATCTCACGCGTGCTGAGGCGATCGGCGATCTGGTGGGCGCACGCAGCCAGCGTGCTGCGCAGCTGGCGATGGCAGGGGTGGATGGCGGTATTCAGCGTCGAATCCAGATGTTGCGCGAATGTTTGCTGGATCAGCTCAGTGAGTTGGAGGCCAGGGTTGATTTTGAGGATGACCTGCCTGCACTTGATGCTCAGGCGCTGCTGATAGCTCTGCAGTCGGTTCGCGACCAGCTGCTTCAACTGGTCGCCGATGGTGAGCGCAGTGTTGCTCTTCGCCAAGGATTGCGGGTGGCTCTTGTCGGCAGACCGAACGTGGGCAAGAGCTCACTGCTCAATCGGCTGAGTCGCCGTGAGCGAGCCATCGTGACCGATTTACCCGGCACAACGAGAGACTTGCTGGAAAGCGAAATTGTGTTGGAGGGCGTTCCGATCACGCTGCTCGATACCGCTGGCATCCGCAGCACCAGCGATGCGGTTGAGCAGCTGGGCATCGCACGCAGTCATGACGCCTTGGCCAGTGCCGACCTGGTCGTGCTTCTGTTTGATCTTGCTGACGGCTGGACCGCTGAGGATCAGGATCTGCGAGAGCAGATCCCCGCTGATGTGCCTTATCTGCTTGTGGGAAATAAGGCTGATCTCAGCGATGCTGCGTCTCCCGCTGATGTTCATCTGTCCGCCGTGACAGGGGTGGGGGAAGCGCAGCTGGTGCAGGCGCTTCTGGAGCGATGCGGCGCACTTAGCGATGGCTCCCTGTTGTTGGCGCTCAACCGGAGACAGGTTGACCTGGCACGGGTGGCGGCGGCGGCTCTTGATCGCAGTGAGCAGGTTGCCGCCGATGGACTGCCCTGGGATTTCTGGACGATTGATCTGCGTGAGGCCATTCGCAGCCTTGGCGAGATCACGGGGGAAGAGCTCACCGAATCAGTGTTGGATCGTATTTTTTCCCGCTTTTGCATCGGCAAATGA
- the nadC gene encoding carboxylating nicotinate-nucleotide diphosphorylase, translating into MNVEQPLATPRLQAQLRDWLAEDLGRGDLTAPALGRRRAQASWIAKQDGVFCGGSLALRLFRLLDPELEAECLVAEGAAVQTGDSLLRLNGQASALVGAERTALNLAMRLSGIATATAALVRELQGSGVRLADTRKTTPGLRELEKYAVRMGGGLNHRMGLDDAAMLKENHLAWAGGIEAAIAAVRASAPWPARVIVEAETEQEASKAVIAGADGVLLDEFTPELLSSLVPRLRQLAVERTASGAVILEASGIQPGDLRAYAATGIDLISTSAPVTRSRWLDLSMRFAPAGG; encoded by the coding sequence ATCAACGTTGAGCAGCCCCTAGCGACTCCCCGGCTTCAAGCGCAACTCCGGGACTGGCTGGCTGAGGATCTTGGCCGCGGCGATCTCACCGCGCCCGCCCTCGGACGTCGGCGTGCTCAGGCAAGTTGGATCGCCAAGCAGGACGGTGTGTTTTGCGGTGGCAGCCTTGCTCTGCGGTTGTTCCGCCTGTTGGATCCCGAGCTCGAGGCGGAGTGTCTTGTTGCCGAGGGTGCTGCAGTGCAAACCGGTGACAGCCTGCTCCGTCTCAATGGCCAGGCCAGTGCTCTTGTGGGTGCTGAACGGACGGCGCTGAATTTGGCGATGCGTCTCTCCGGTATCGCCACGGCTACGGCAGCACTGGTGAGAGAACTGCAGGGAAGCGGAGTGCGCCTGGCTGACACGCGCAAGACCACGCCGGGACTGCGTGAACTCGAGAAGTACGCCGTGCGTATGGGCGGAGGTCTCAATCACCGAATGGGCCTGGACGACGCAGCCATGCTCAAGGAGAACCATCTGGCCTGGGCGGGTGGCATAGAAGCTGCGATTGCAGCTGTGCGGGCCTCAGCTCCATGGCCGGCGAGGGTGATTGTGGAAGCCGAAACCGAGCAAGAAGCCTCGAAGGCCGTGATTGCTGGAGCCGATGGTGTGCTGCTGGATGAGTTCACGCCTGAGCTGCTGAGCAGCCTGGTGCCCAGATTGCGCCAGCTGGCCGTTGAGCGAACTGCCTCAGGGGCTGTGATTCTTGAAGCCTCCGGAATTCAGCCCGGTGATTTGCGCGCCTATGCCGCCACAGGAATCGATCTGATCTCCACCAGTGCTCCGGTTACGCGCAGCCGCTGGCTGGATCTGAGCATGCGTTTTGCACCCGCCGGGGGATGA